The Candidatus Atribacteria bacterium ADurb.Bin276 DNA window TTTTCATTGATTACGAATCAAGGCTTTTCAGCCCTTATCTACAATATTTAACCTCACTAATATATTATACGATTGAAAAACGAAGAAATATTTAAAGTAATAATTAATAAGGATCACCTTGGTTATAATTCTTATTTTATAATGTGGTAAAATAAATTTAGTATTAGTTAATATTTCTATTTAGGAGGTTTAATCAAACCGACTAGAATAAGAAATCATTCAGGTCATTGGTTTGAGTCAATTTTAATAATTTGGGTGAGTTAACAGCCAGTTGTAATAAAAAATATGATCTTTTTTCCAAATTTGACAGATATCTTTGTGAAAAATTCTTTGTACTGTTTTTAAATATAACGATACCTCTCTAATAACCAAATTTTATAGAATATCCACGGCTCATAAATCACAACTCTTTTGAGTAGGAAATTACCCATCCTTAAAAAAGATTTAACTATCACTATGAAAAATATTAATAACGTTTAATCTATTCATTTAACGTTGGTTCTATATATTGAGAGATCCTCATGCCATGTTAGCAGTACCAGATGAGGATGGAAGCCTAAGATTCGGAATGCCATGACAAACCACTACATTAAAAAAAGACCAGGCGCAATAAATTCGCCCCTCTATTTTTTTAAATCTTTTCAATTTACGCCGTGGGCAGAAATAATGTTGCCATTAACAAAGTAGAACAAAGATCAACTTAAAGGAGGTGGTAATAGCATTTAACTGATAATTTTTAATTATTGTTTAGATTTATTTACATATTACAATAACAAAAGGGGGATAAAAAATGAAAAAGTGGAGTGCTTATTTTTTTGTGATACTTTTCACTGTTTTTTTGGCTACCGGAACCGTTTTCTCGGCTGGTGAAAAAATAACAGTTTGGGTTGGCGGACATGTAGTTGAACAAGAAGAGACCTGGAAAGAGGTTGTCGCCGATTTTACCCAACAAACCGGAATTGAAGTTGAATATCAGTTGATTGGCTTCGAAGTATATTACGATAAATTAGTGGCAGCCTACACTGCTGGTCAGGGTCCTGATGTCTGTTTTGCTGACTTAGGTGGATGGGTGCCAACTTTTGCTGCTCAGGGATGGCTTGAACCGATAGATGAAATGCTTGAAAATAGTAAAGTCGCCGAGCAGATATGGCCTAATCTCTGGCCAACTGTTACCTATCAAGGGAAACGCTACGGTTTACCTTGGTATACTGATTGCCGATTGTTACTGTATAATACCAAAATGTTCACTGACGTTGGACTTGATCCGAACCAACCACCGGTTACCTGGAATGATCTGCTTGACACGGCTCTCAAATTAACCGATGAATCAAAAAGAATCTATGGTTATGGTGTAACAGGAGCAAAGAGCGAAATTGCGACACTGGCTTACATGATTTTTCTATTTGGAGCTGATGGGGAATTCCTTACCGAAGATTACAGTAAAGCAGCATTTAACACTCCAGAAGGGCTCGAAGCCCTTCAATCCTATACCGAACTTTTTACCAAGCACAAAGTATCTCCTCCGGGTACACTATCCTACACTGAAGATGATTACCGTACTATGATGGCACAAAATAGGGTAGCAATGGCGATTGGTGGACCTTGGTCATTTCCGCTTATAGAGATGGCTAATCCGGAAATAAAGGGAAATTATACGGTTGCCACCCATCCTTACAAAACAACTCCGGCTAGTGTATTGGGCGGTTGGGCATCGGTTATTGCCAAGACCTCGACCCAAAAAGAGGCTGCCTGGAAATTTGTTGATTTTATAACCAGTTACGATGTATGGATGATGTGGATTGGAAAACATAGCGGACCAATGCCTACCAGGCAAGATGTGTGTAAAGATGCACC harbors:
- a CDS encoding putative ABC transporter-binding protein precursor, encoding MKKWSAYFFVILFTVFLATGTVFSAGEKITVWVGGHVVEQEETWKEVVADFTQQTGIEVEYQLIGFEVYYDKLVAAYTAGQGPDVCFADLGGWVPTFAAQGWLEPIDEMLENSKVAEQIWPNLWPTVTYQGKRYGLPWYTDCRLLLYNTKMFTDVGLDPNQPPVTWNDLLDTALKLTDESKRIYGYGVTGAKSEIATLAYMIFLFGADGEFLTEDYSKAAFNTPEGLEALQSYTELFTKHKVSPPGTLSYTEDDYRTMMAQNRVAMAIGGPWSFPLIEMANPEIKGNYTVATHPYKTTPASVLGGWASVIAKTSTQKEAAWKFVDFITSYDVWMMWIGKHSGPMPTRQDVCKDAPTFQADPKWQIIFETFPHAKVRPPIPQYPQISDQIQTMIQDVLTGKSTAEDALKKAEEEVNKILTQ